A part of Microbacterium terregens genomic DNA contains:
- a CDS encoding SDR family oxidoreductase, with protein MTAIDLIDPLSDPLGGVGEQKMLGRRALVTGAGQNGDLPGVGYSIALLLASHGAGVAVLDRSAEAAQRTVDRIVADGGEAFAVVADATDDLACERAVAEAVQALGGLDTVVNNVASGDRAGIFDVTPERFEQLIQINLMSAWYVTRHVAPILPRGSSILNISSVGVSSRGPGMPYCVAKAGVENLTQGSATTLGPQGIRVNCIEVGGIWGSFAAANMDESMREPRRMATTLKTEGSAWDIAHAAFFLLSDAARWITGQILAVDGGPAAYYPPGPPITSVAKSGQAPA; from the coding sequence ATGACAGCCATCGACCTCATCGACCCGCTCTCGGATCCGCTCGGGGGTGTGGGGGAGCAGAAGATGCTCGGACGCCGCGCGCTCGTGACCGGGGCCGGCCAGAACGGCGATCTGCCCGGCGTGGGCTACTCCATCGCGCTGCTGCTGGCTTCGCACGGTGCCGGCGTCGCGGTCCTGGACCGCTCCGCAGAGGCCGCGCAGCGCACGGTCGACCGCATCGTCGCCGACGGGGGCGAGGCGTTCGCCGTGGTCGCGGATGCCACCGACGACCTCGCCTGCGAGCGTGCCGTCGCCGAGGCGGTGCAGGCACTGGGTGGTCTGGACACGGTGGTCAACAACGTCGCCAGCGGCGATCGCGCCGGCATCTTCGATGTCACGCCGGAGCGCTTCGAGCAGCTCATCCAGATCAACCTCATGTCGGCGTGGTACGTGACGCGTCACGTGGCGCCGATCCTGCCCCGCGGCAGTTCGATCCTGAACATCTCGTCCGTCGGCGTCAGCTCGCGCGGTCCCGGCATGCCGTACTGCGTGGCCAAGGCGGGAGTCGAGAACCTCACCCAGGGGTCTGCGACCACACTCGGACCGCAGGGCATCCGTGTCAACTGCATCGAGGTCGGCGGTATCTGGGGATCCTTCGCCGCGGCGAACATGGACGAGTCCATGCGCGAGCCCCGCCGGATGGCCACCACGCTGAAGACCGAGGGCTCGGCCTGGGACATCGCCCACGCCGCCTTCTTCCTGCTGAGCGACGCCGCACGATGGATCACCGGCCAGATCCTGGCCGTGGACGGCGGCCCCGCCGCCTACTACCCACCGGGCCCG
- a CDS encoding UGSC family (seleno)protein — protein MPNAILDPTGRAAAATASSLAGLAPRPADLTGLRVGLLDNTKHNALLFLREVGNLLVSAHGVAEVSIVETKANFSVPVDDSIVARYAQECDVVVIGVGDCGSCSAAAVADGINFERAGLPAAVVLTDAFLSTGRMMAEVQGAPDYEWITTEHPMASLTPDEVRARAEGLLPQILDTLAQAAS, from the coding sequence ATGCCCAACGCCATCCTGGATCCGACCGGGCGCGCAGCCGCCGCGACCGCGTCATCGCTCGCCGGACTCGCGCCCCGACCGGCAGACCTCACCGGACTGCGCGTCGGGCTGCTGGACAACACCAAGCACAACGCCCTTCTGTTCCTGCGCGAAGTGGGCAACCTGCTCGTCTCCGCGCACGGCGTTGCGGAGGTGAGCATCGTCGAGACCAAGGCGAACTTCTCCGTCCCCGTGGACGATTCCATCGTTGCTCGGTACGCGCAGGAGTGCGACGTCGTGGTCATCGGCGTGGGCGACTGCGGATCCTGCAGTGCTGCCGCCGTGGCGGACGGCATCAACTTCGAGCGCGCGGGTCTGCCGGCCGCGGTCGTTCTCACCGATGCGTTCCTGAGCACCGGCCGCATGATGGCCGAAGTGCAGGGCGCTCCCGACTACGAGTGGATCACGACGGAGCATCCCATGGCATCACTGACGCCCGACGAGGTGCGCGCGCGCGCCGAGGGGCTGCTTCCCCAGATTCTCGACACCCTTGCGCAGGCCGCCTCGTGA
- a CDS encoding NDMA-dependent alcohol dehydrogenase: protein MATITTHAAVARAPHQGWELTDLQLDDPKEHEVRIKFAASGLCHSDDHITAGDAPVRFPVVGGHEGAGIVESIGPNVNRVKVGDRVVCSYIPACGACRPCSTGHQNMCVKGLNAGTGMFLDGTYRFHKDGEDFGGFCSLGTFSQYAVVSEWAVVPLADDIPFEIASLVGCGVPTGWGSAVYAAGVKPGETAVIFGAGGVGSNAVQGARYAGAKNVVVIDPVDFKREKAMEFGATHTFADAKEAHDFVNATTWGQLADHAILTPGVVTEEMVMQAVMMTGKGGKVTITGVGALKEKAVHVPAGLLIGYQRQIRGALFGDCNPLYDIPKLLGLYRSGDLKLDELVTRTYALDDVNEAYKDLAAGKNIRGVIVHDI, encoded by the coding sequence ATGGCGACTATCACCACCCACGCGGCTGTTGCGCGCGCTCCACACCAAGGTTGGGAGCTGACCGACCTCCAGCTCGATGATCCGAAGGAGCACGAGGTTCGGATCAAGTTCGCGGCATCCGGTCTCTGCCACTCGGACGACCACATCACCGCCGGTGACGCACCGGTCCGGTTCCCGGTCGTCGGCGGCCACGAAGGTGCCGGCATCGTCGAATCGATCGGCCCGAACGTCAACCGCGTGAAGGTCGGCGACCGCGTCGTCTGCTCGTACATCCCGGCCTGCGGCGCCTGTCGGCCCTGCTCGACCGGGCATCAGAACATGTGCGTCAAGGGCCTCAACGCCGGCACGGGCATGTTCCTGGACGGCACCTACCGGTTCCACAAGGACGGCGAGGACTTCGGCGGCTTCTGCTCGCTCGGCACGTTCTCGCAGTACGCGGTGGTCTCCGAATGGGCCGTCGTGCCGCTGGCCGACGACATCCCGTTCGAGATCGCGTCGCTGGTCGGATGCGGTGTCCCCACCGGGTGGGGTTCGGCGGTCTACGCCGCCGGCGTCAAGCCGGGCGAAACGGCTGTGATCTTCGGAGCGGGCGGCGTCGGCAGCAATGCGGTCCAGGGTGCCCGCTACGCCGGCGCGAAGAACGTCGTCGTGATCGACCCCGTGGATTTCAAGCGCGAGAAGGCGATGGAATTCGGTGCGACCCACACGTTCGCCGACGCAAAGGAAGCCCACGACTTCGTCAACGCGACCACGTGGGGCCAGTTGGCAGACCACGCGATCCTCACGCCCGGCGTGGTGACCGAAGAGATGGTCATGCAGGCCGTGATGATGACGGGCAAGGGCGGCAAGGTCACCATCACCGGTGTCGGAGCGCTCAAGGAGAAGGCCGTACACGTGCCGGCCGGTCTGCTCATCGGGTACCAGCGTCAGATCCGCGGAGCCCTCTTCGGGGACTGCAACCCGCTCTACGACATCCCGAAGCTGCTCGGCCTCTACCGCTCGGGAGATCTCAAGCTGGACGAGCTCGTGACGCGCACGTACGCGCTCGATGATGTCAACGAGGCGTACAAGGACCTCGCGGCCGGCAAGAACATCCGCGGAGTGATCGTTCACGACATCTGA
- a CDS encoding aldehyde dehydrogenase family protein, producing MTITSDTPTSIDSDLLVDGVQLIGGDWVASSSGQTIDVINPANRTLLAQVPRGNAEDVEAAVQAAEKAFPAWRDLNATARGRLLFRWADLIEENAAALDEIERQEVGRPSWGPLGSPGQLRFIAGQTDKVQGVSLPTYSPDTLGFTLREPFGVVGGIIPWNAPGPMFVTEVGAAIAAGNTIVMKPAEDAPLTPLALAKLALQAGIPAGVINVVTGYGHEAGAAIPAHPRIRRMGFTGSPQTGALVMAACAKNLMPLHLELGGKSPQVVLDDAALDAAVPSMVSGITLNTGQICAAGSRVIVHRSIHAELVDRLAAQMQTVTVGPWHQPVNMGPLINEKQHQRVLSYIELGKEAGAEIVTGGVVPVGEAYGNGFFVQPTLFDKVDPGMRIAQEEIFGPVLSVIVVDDEQEAIEVANSTEYGLVASVWTQDVGRAVRMSRALQAGQVAVNNALGAGVIGGPFGGYKNSGFGRTMGADSVLDWTQIKTVSMRGAASQAR from the coding sequence ATGACTATCACTTCGGATACCCCGACCTCGATCGACAGCGATCTCCTCGTCGACGGCGTCCAGCTGATCGGCGGCGACTGGGTCGCCTCCTCGAGCGGTCAGACCATCGACGTCATCAACCCGGCGAATCGCACGCTCCTCGCCCAGGTGCCGCGCGGCAACGCTGAGGACGTCGAGGCCGCCGTGCAGGCGGCCGAGAAGGCCTTCCCGGCGTGGCGCGACCTGAATGCGACCGCACGTGGGCGCCTGCTGTTCCGCTGGGCCGATCTGATCGAGGAGAACGCTGCGGCGCTCGACGAGATCGAGCGCCAGGAGGTCGGCCGCCCGAGCTGGGGCCCGCTGGGCTCGCCCGGACAGCTGCGTTTCATCGCGGGTCAGACCGACAAGGTGCAGGGCGTCTCCCTGCCCACCTACTCGCCCGACACCCTCGGTTTCACGCTCCGCGAGCCCTTCGGGGTCGTCGGCGGCATCATTCCGTGGAACGCTCCCGGTCCGATGTTCGTCACCGAGGTCGGCGCGGCGATCGCCGCGGGCAACACGATCGTGATGAAGCCCGCCGAGGACGCCCCGCTGACGCCGCTGGCGCTGGCCAAGCTCGCCCTGCAGGCAGGCATCCCGGCCGGTGTCATCAACGTGGTCACCGGCTACGGCCACGAAGCCGGCGCTGCCATTCCCGCCCACCCGCGCATCCGTCGCATGGGCTTCACCGGTTCGCCGCAGACCGGCGCACTGGTCATGGCGGCCTGTGCGAAGAACCTGATGCCGCTGCACCTCGAGCTGGGCGGAAAGTCGCCCCAGGTCGTCCTCGACGACGCCGCGCTGGACGCGGCCGTGCCGAGCATGGTCTCCGGCATCACGCTGAACACCGGTCAGATCTGCGCGGCGGGCTCGCGCGTCATCGTGCACCGCAGCATCCACGCGGAGCTGGTCGATCGTCTCGCGGCGCAGATGCAGACGGTGACGGTCGGCCCGTGGCACCAGCCGGTGAACATGGGACCGCTCATCAACGAGAAGCAGCACCAGCGCGTACTCAGCTATATCGAGCTGGGCAAGGAGGCCGGTGCCGAGATCGTGACCGGTGGAGTCGTGCCGGTCGGTGAGGCGTACGGCAACGGGTTCTTCGTGCAGCCGACCCTGTTCGACAAGGTCGACCCCGGCATGCGCATCGCACAGGAGGAGATCTTCGGGCCGGTTCTGTCGGTCATCGTGGTCGACGACGAGCAGGAGGCGATCGAGGTCGCCAACAGCACGGAGTACGGGCTCGTCGCTTCGGTGTGGACGCAGGACGTGGGCCGGGCCGTGCGGATGAGCCGTGCCCTGCAGGCCGGTCAGGTCGCCGTCAACAACGCACTGGGTGCGGGTGTCATCGGCGGACCCTTCGGCGGGTACAAGAACAGTGGGTTCGGTCGGACGATGGGTGCCGATTCGGTGCTCGACTGGACCCAGATCAAGACGGTCTCGATGCGCGGCGCCGCATCGCAGGCGCGATGA